One Gossypium hirsutum isolate 1008001.06 chromosome A11, Gossypium_hirsutum_v2.1, whole genome shotgun sequence genomic window carries:
- the LOC107910950 gene encoding F-box protein SKIP17, whose translation MDTLLHPSTSSMAKRPCPSSAENPMLPSSFSQMDNLLLSFLSLSDSSPPVSLDLSFDRLLESAPSDADQSLLIDRAHNLGSLLLRAANRSARKRASLHNSIAWALPPDLTIKVFSMLDSQSLCYAAATCSMFNKCAMDPLCYANIDLTTVVPKVNNAVVSTMIQRAGKSFRSLKLGIVPGPTSSPGSCQPLVYSIRNSVDVSSFSWNDKKTRQGKESSVLTRSCLYPLSGDNGAAGTLLRRLHLYNIERMDNASFCVALAACPSLLDLEIVGLHVELRQTLISVSSNCHLIERLFFESSKTGRDDSLKSPTCVDLVNNCPNISSLSLRGFKLQDYKVRILVKGFRKLKYADFSTSYSISGTFLRNLGSGFGGNLLEVLILRDCMHLKEVEVARFLTAVLAGDFKFLRYLDISNREGLASEGDWYQRSYNSSIIPLKQVLEVRPNICLLAEFPSEGCYIDIDHMFDSDVNSEISLPSQLSSHTSDGSLLMSSSESSYNSDQGSGNEEYQVSGFVIYEESSDEVDFLVV comes from the exons ATGGATACCCTCCTCCACCCTTCAACAAGTTCCATGGCCAAACGCCCTTGTCCTTCTTCCGCCGAAAACCCTATGCTTCCTTCTTCCTTCTCTCAGATGGACAACCTCCTCCTctctttcctttctctctccgATTCCTCTCCTCCTGTTTCCCTCGACCTTTCCTTCGACCGCCTCCTCGAATCTGCTCCTTCCGACGCTGATCAGTCTCTCCTGATCGATCGTGCTCACAATCTCGGTTCCCTTCTCCTCCGTGCCGCCAATCGCTCTGCTCGGAAACGTGCTTCGCTTCATAACTCCATCGCCTGGGCCCTCCCTCCTGATCTCACCATCAAG GTGTTTTCGATGTTAGATTCGCAGAGTCTTTGTTACGCCGCGGCAACGTGTTCGATGTTTAACAAGTGTGCCATGGATCCTTTGTGCTATGCCAATATTGACCTCACCACTGTCGTGCCTAAGGTTAATAATGCCGTTGTCTCCACCATGATCCAACGAGCCGGAAAATCGTTCCG ATCTCTTAAGCTTGGAATTGTACCTGGCCCAACGTCGTCTCCTGGTTCCTGCCAACCATTGGTTTATAGCATCAGGAATTCTGTAGATGTATCTAGCTTTTCTTGGAACGACAAAAAGACCAGGCAAGGGAAGGAATCATCTGTTCTTACAAGGTCCTGCTTATACCCATTAAGTGGGGACAATGGTGCCGCTGG GACTCTTTTGAGGAGGTTGCATCTTTACAATATTGAAAGAATGGACAATGCATCATTTTGTGTGGCATTAGCTGCTTGCCCTTCTTTACTTGATTTGGAAATTGTTGGCCT TCATGTTGAGCTGAGGCAAACTCTGATATCAGTGAGCTCAAATTGTCACTTGATAGAGCGTTTATTCTTCGAGTCTTCTAAAACAG GAAGGGATGACAGCTTGAAATCGCCGACATGTGTGGATTTGGTGAACAATTGTCCTAATATTTCTTCTTTGTCGCTGAGAGGTTTTAAACTTCAGGATTATAAAGTTCGCATTCTTGTTAAG GGATTCCGGAAACTTAAATATGCTGATTTTTCAACTTCTTACTCGATCAGCGGAACATTTTTGAG GAATTTGGGAAGTGGCTTTGGTGGGAATCTACTAGAGGTTTTAATTTTAAGGGactgcatgcatctcaaagag GTGGAAGTTGCTCGGTTCTTGACAGCAGTTCTTGCAGGAGATTTTAAGTTCCTTCGATATCTT GACATATCTAATAGGGAAGGTTTAGCTTCTGAAGGTGACTGGTATCAGAGATCTTACAACTCGAG CATTATTCCCTTAAAGCAGGTTTTGGAAGTAAGACCAAATATTTGTTTGCTGGCCGAGTTTCCATCAGAAGGATG CTATATTGACATAGACCACATGTTTGATAGTGATGTTAACAGTGAAATCAGTCTGCCATCCCAACTGAGTAGTCATACATCTGATGGTTCATTGCTTATGAGTTCATCAGAGAGCAGCTATAATAGTGATCAGGGTAGTGGTAATGAGGAGTATCAAGTTTCGGGTTTTGTAATTTATGAGGAAAGCTCAGATGAGGTGGATTTTCTGGTTGTCTAG
- the LOC107912440 gene encoding uncharacterized protein, which yields MGTLSSLFPLSLSAVPKPLSKFAPKTHLIFFVASTSKLRSKTVAFGGNPPDPKQKEYLFLDENGVVEDIDGYLNNLSLEYESVWDTKPSWCQPWTITLTGLLVIACSWLILRSLVVTAFATLGICTWWYIFLYSYPKAYMEMIAERRERVENGVEDTFGMSKNQ from the exons ATGGGAACTCTATCATCTCTGTTCCCCCTCTCACTCTCTGCTGTCCCAAAACCTCTCAGTAAATTTGCCCCGAAAACCCACCTTATTTTCTTTGTTGCTTCCACTTCAAAGCTTCGATCCAAAACAGTGGCCTTCGGGGGGAATCCACCCGACCCCAAACAGAAAGAATATCTATTCTTGGACGAAAACGGTGTCGTCGAAGACATTGATGGTTATCTTAACAACCTCTCTCTCGAGTACGAGTCAGTTTGGGACACGAAGCCTTCATG GTGTCAACCATGGACGATTACCCTTACTGGATTGTTGGTGATTGCCTGTAGTTGGCTAATTTTACGTTCACTTGTGGTCACAGCTTTTGCCACATTGGGGATATGCACATGGTGGTACATCTTTCTATATTCTTATCCTAAG GCTTATATGGAAATGATAGCCGAGCGACGAGAGAGGGTGGAGAATGGTGTAGAAGATACATTTGGAATGAGCAAGAATCAATGA
- the LOC107912439 gene encoding uncharacterized protein, translating to MVIIMRDFPSCFGESGVQVAYSSSSSAAKAAQNLVTCVYQFQLHGRSCLITVTWTKNLMGQGLGVAIDDSANQCLCKVDIKPWLFSKRKGSKTIDVDSGKIDICWDLSNARFGSGPEPVEGFYLAVAFDQEMVLHLGDLKKEASKKINISSTPLSSDAVFIAKREHIFGKKFYGAKAQFCDKGPIHDVVIECDPFDLKDPCLVIRIDSKTVMQVKRLKWKFRGNHTILVDGLPVEVFWDVHNWLFGNAMGNAVFMFQSCISAEKLWTGDSAFDPSLLTWSSSQKLKDHHQVQGLGFSLILYAWKHE from the coding sequence ATGGTTATTATAATGAGGGACTTTCCTTCTTGTTTTGGTGAAAGCGGTGTTCAAGTAGCTTATTCATCATCTTCAAGTGCAGCTAAAGCTGCTCAAAACTTGGTTACTTGTGTTTATCAGTTTCAATTACACGGTCGATCGTGTTTAATCACGGTTACATGGACCAAGAATCTGATGGGTCAAGGCCTTGGTGTTGCTATTGATGATTCAGCCAATCAATGTTTGTGTAAAGTTGACATAAAGCCCTGGTTGTTCTCTAAGAGAAAAGGATCGAAGACTATAGATGTAGATTCTGgtaaaattgatatatgttgGGACTTGTCTAATGCTAGATTTGGTTCCGGGCCAGAACCAGTTGAAGGGTTTTACCTGGCTGTTGCATTTGACCAGGAAATGGTGCTGCATCTTGGAGATTTGAAGAAGGAAGCATCTAAGAAGATTAACATTAGCAGTACTCCTCTTAGTTCCGATGCTGTTTTCATTGCAAAAAGAGAGCATATTTTTGGGAAGAAGTTTTATGGTGCCAAGGCTCAGTTTTGTGACAAGGGACCTATTCACGATGTTGTAATCGAGTGCGACCCCTTCGATCTTAAGGATCCATGCCTTGTTATCCGCATTGATAGTAAAACAGTGATGCAGGTGAAGCGGCTCAAGTGGAAGTTCCGCGGCAACCATACCATTTTGGTGGATGGACTTCCGGTGGAAGTGTTCTGGGATGTGCACAACTGGCTATTTGGCAATGCTATGGGCAATGCTGTTTTCATGTTTCAAAGTTGCATCTCTGCAGAGAAGTTGTGGACTGGCGACTCTGCATTTGATCCATCTCTATTGACATGGTCTTCCTCTCAAAAGCTTAAAGATCATCACCAAGTACAGGGTCTTGGCTTTTCATTAATATTGTATGCTTGGAAGCATGAATAg